One part of the Desulfonema ishimotonii genome encodes these proteins:
- a CDS encoding iron ABC transporter substrate-binding protein → MKKIVCFFILVSMIQLARADAPFAEEIHITDMAGRAVVVPSDPDRIICLGPGTLRLIVYLQAKDKVVGVEDMEKRTPDGRPYRMANPELGRLPRIGPGGPASINKKPDLEAVLNVSPQVIFVTYMEPANADEIQKILGIPVVVLTYGEFATFDEAVYDSLRLAGKILSREKRADAVVEYIEALRSDLGQRTGSIPESRKPGVYVGGIGYRGAHGIESTEKNYIPLKWAGARNLSEGAAARSGSHLFMDKEMLLRLDPDVIFIDGGGLALVKADYRKKPEYYNGLKAVKAHQVYALLPFNWYVTNIGTAMADAFAIGKILYPDRFTDTDPGKKADEIYTFLVGRPVYSGIQAIFGKIGAPVSFSGR, encoded by the coding sequence ATGAAAAAAATTGTCTGCTTTTTTATTCTGGTTTCCATGATCCAACTGGCCCGGGCCGATGCCCCTTTTGCCGAAGAGATCCACATCACCGACATGGCCGGAAGGGCGGTTGTTGTGCCGTCAGACCCGGACCGGATTATCTGCCTGGGGCCGGGGACGCTCCGGCTCATTGTCTATCTTCAGGCCAAAGACAAAGTGGTCGGTGTTGAGGATATGGAAAAGAGAACCCCCGATGGCAGACCCTACCGGATGGCCAATCCGGAACTGGGACGACTGCCCCGGATCGGGCCGGGCGGTCCCGCCAGCATCAACAAAAAACCGGACCTGGAGGCGGTGCTGAACGTCAGCCCCCAAGTGATTTTCGTTACCTACATGGAACCCGCCAACGCCGATGAAATTCAGAAAATTCTGGGCATCCCGGTGGTGGTGCTGACCTATGGGGAATTTGCCACCTTTGATGAGGCGGTTTACGATTCCCTCCGCCTGGCCGGAAAAATCCTCAGTCGGGAAAAGCGGGCCGACGCGGTGGTGGAATATATCGAAGCCCTGCGCAGCGATCTGGGACAGCGGACAGGTTCGATTCCCGAATCGCGGAAACCGGGCGTTTATGTGGGCGGCATCGGATACCGGGGCGCACACGGTATTGAGAGTACGGAGAAGAACTACATCCCTTTGAAATGGGCCGGTGCCCGGAATCTGTCAGAGGGCGCGGCAGCCCGGTCCGGGAGCCATCTGTTTATGGATAAGGAAATGCTGCTGCGCCTGGACCCGGATGTGATCTTTATTGACGGGGGCGGTCTGGCACTGGTGAAAGCGGATTACCGGAAAAAGCCTGAATATTACAACGGGCTGAAGGCCGTAAAAGCGCATCAGGTTTACGCCCTGCTGCCGTTTAACTGGTATGTCACCAACATCGGCACGGCCATGGCAGACGCCTTTGCCATCGGTAAAATCCTCTACCCGGACCGGTTTACCGATACGGACCCGGGAAAAAAGGCCGATGAGATTTACACCTTTCTGGTGGGCAGACCGGTTTACAGCGGGATACAGGCGATTTTCGGAAAGATCGGCGCACCGGTTTCTTTTTCAGGCCGGTGA
- a CDS encoding helix-turn-helix domain-containing protein, translating into MVQGYEKIINAWPTFSSVLSAPQTDDDLDRLIGFCDYLVDQIGGNEKHPLIGLLDIVGTLIEKYEDEHIAEPEGTPTGCLKYLMEEHGLRQKDLTELGSPGVISEILSGKRELNKRHIKALAKRFGCSPAVFI; encoded by the coding sequence ATGGTACAGGGATATGAAAAAATAATTAATGCCTGGCCGACCTTCTCTTCTGTTCTGTCAGCGCCGCAAACGGATGACGATCTGGACAGACTGATCGGATTCTGTGATTATCTGGTGGATCAGATCGGAGGCAATGAGAAACATCCTCTGATCGGGCTTCTGGATATTGTGGGAACTCTCATTGAAAAGTATGAAGATGAACATATTGCAGAACCTGAGGGGACGCCGACAGGCTGTCTGAAATACCTCATGGAAGAACACGGGCTGAGGCAAAAGGATCTGACAGAGCTTGGAAGCCCCGGCGTTATTTCCGAAATTCTTTCCGGAAAACGTGAACTCAATAAACGCCACATCAAAGCGTTGGCCAAACGATTCGGATGCAGTCCGGCTGTCTTTATCTGA
- a CDS encoding type II toxin-antitoxin system HigB family toxin → MHIISRKKITGFCEKHPKSSEVLNRWYRIVKTEVFRSPADVKNIFPSADQVGNLWVFNVGGNKYRLIAFIRYQMKRLFIRDILTHKEYDKEKWKEDEWYRDMKK, encoded by the coding sequence ATGCACATCATCAGTCGTAAAAAAATTACAGGCTTTTGTGAAAAACATCCGAAGTCATCTGAAGTTCTGAACCGCTGGTATCGTATTGTAAAAACAGAAGTGTTCAGATCTCCTGCGGATGTGAAAAATATATTTCCGTCTGCGGATCAGGTTGGAAATCTGTGGGTATTTAATGTGGGCGGAAACAAATACAGACTGATAGCGTTTATCCGGTATCAGATGAAGCGCTTGTTTATCCGTGATATTCTGACACATAAGGAATATGACAAAGAAAAATGGAAGGAGGATGAATGGTACAGGGATATGAAAAAATAA